From a single Nicotiana tomentosiformis chromosome 2, ASM39032v3, whole genome shotgun sequence genomic region:
- the LOC138905628 gene encoding uncharacterized protein: MRGCQNLEASPDVVKGILTVQSYDVYALIDPGSTLSYVTPYVAMGFGIEPEQLYEPFSVSTLVVESILAARVYRDCVVTFRGRNTAANLIELRMVDFDMIMGMDWLYSCFAKLDC; the protein is encoded by the coding sequence atgaggggttgccaaaatttagaggcttctccagatgttgtcaaaGGTATATTAACCGTCcaatcttatgatgtatatgctcttattgatcccggttccactttgtcatatgtcacaccttatgttgctatgggatttgggatagaaccagaacagctttatgagccattctctgtatctactctggttgttGAGTCTATTTTAGCCGCGCGGGtctatagggattgtgttgtcacgtttcGTGGCCGAAACACCGCGGccaatcttattgaattgagaatggtcgattttgatatgataatggggatggattggctttactcttgttttgccaagcttgattgctga